A window of Argopecten irradians isolate NY chromosome 1, Ai_NY, whole genome shotgun sequence contains these coding sequences:
- the LOC138310118 gene encoding uncharacterized protein, giving the protein MTISEAIMDIRICVLILIFGYVFKTSHTVSTECSSKTIHLSSFSQGNNILDGYTYRTINQVPNIQLCAEQCLLHRMCRSFNYNRENDQCDLNSENHIRKPEALSSSVTSKYYIIDGWPEFFLSGCEYHTCPETHVCVVNFQGLTPSYTCVEYSQPTYTIGCTNLFTQESVVTINSSTVRFSPVTCVDSVGDTFGTFIHNYRDGTFDWFNMRPIIEGCAGLAQAQSLRYFGIEFFGECWVAGTFVESSHTKIPANDCNTKTYLGVGGANVVCVYEII; this is encoded by the exons ATGACGATTTCTGAAGCAATTATGGATATACGGAtttgtgtattgattttaatatttggttatgtttttaaaaccagtcatacagtatctaccgaGTGCTCTTCGAAAACGATCCATTTGTCCAGTTTTTCACAGGGAAACAATATACTGGATGGTTATACATATCGTACGATTAACCAAGTACCGAACATCCAGCTCTGTGCCGAGCAGTGTCTTCTTCATCGAATGTGCCGCTCATTTAACTACAACCGTGAAAATGACCAATGTGATTTGAACTCTGAAAACCATATCAGGAAACCGGAGGCGCTGTCATCATCTGTGACGTCAAAGTACTACATCATCGATGGATGGCCAGAA tttttCCTGAGCGGCTGTGAATACCACACGTGCCCTGAAACACACGTTTGTGTAGTAAACTTCCAGGGACTAACCCCGTCATATACATGTGTGGAGTATAGCCAACCAACCTACACGATCGGTTGTACCAATTTATTCACGCAAGAATCAG TGGTGACGATCAATTCCTCTACTGTGAGGTTTTCACCGGTGACATGTGTGGACTCAGTCGGAGATACATTTGGAACATTCATCCATAACTATAGAGATGGCACCTTCGATTGGTTTAATATGAGACCGATAATAGAAGGATGTGCAGGTCTAGCGCAAGCGCAGTCGTTACGATATTTTGGAATAGAGTTTTTTGGGGAGTGTTGGGTGGCTGGTACCTTTGTGGAATCATCCCATACTAAAATACCAGCAAATGATTGTAACACAAAGACGTATTTGGGAGTCGGAGGCGCcaatgttgtgtgtgtgtatgaaATTATATAA